The following proteins come from a genomic window of Deinococcus aerius:
- a CDS encoding sensor histidine kinase — protein sequence MPPHEDVHNALKFTRTRPQARLRVLVQEAGAEYHIGVEDNGVGFNQRQKDKVFELFGRLHPSGVYEGTGIGLALVRRLCERFGGRAWGEGRVDQGATL from the coding sequence ATGCCACCGCACGAGGACGTGCACAACGCCCTGAAGTTCACCCGCACGCGGCCCCAGGCCCGGCTGCGGGTCCTCGTGCAGGAGGCCGGGGCCGAGTACCACATCGGGGTGGAAGACAACGGGGTGGGCTTCAACCAGCGCCAGAAGGACAAGGTCTTCGAGCTGTTCGGGCGACTGCACCCTTCCGGGGTGTATGAGGGAACGGGCATCGGTCTCGCCCTGGTCCGGCGGCTGTGCGAGCGCTTCGGGGGCCGGGCCTGGGGTGAGGGGAGGGTAGACCAGGGGGCGACCTTGTAG
- a CDS encoding PAS domain-containing protein produces MSPHSGPTPASFDVLVLVAPADTLEVASAVLAELPAEWPAPVLIHGASDAAGVLRRLTRRPVDLAENGTVLQAGRVYLSPPHTVLEVGPDRCCAVMQPEVPSARPLDRLLLSLAESFGPRALAVILAGPGRDGAAGACALRGAGGTVLVQDPASATPAALPRAVMETGAAGLVLPPGDLGRTVTDLLAGRRVTGAATARAEPRAEGILERMGDAHCVLDRDFHIVSVNAATERLLGVPRTALLGRSHWDAFPASVDAPIGLALRRAVEEGTEQHLTHHYTGEGYDLHLEVDAYPAGEGGVSLFWRDVTARVRAEAALRTSEEKYRALFTEMDEAYAVVEVLADEKGRWTDFRFLDANPAFLRHTGMPYPVGRTATELLGTPNPRWAELYGQVAQTGNPLRVEESELTLGRTFDLNIFRLGGEGSRQVAVLFTDITGRKRREANQALLIEISKDLSQLSREEELLHTVGAKLTAHLGLTCYHYVDVDEDRAEVTVRHFWHALDVPSVLGTYPIDRFVSPGELSSLRAGETSVIHDAENDLPGDTAALVALRAGAAAQKIGAYIAVPYSQDGRWKAYFAVADSRARRWTGPEVELVQEIASRLFPRIERARAEAALAESEGRLRTLMEHLPGAAVFVVDHDLRYVLAQGEALAAVGLTPEDLVGRTVAQTMGPELAPGYEALYRQALAGEGFDYEHTAHGRTFITRGVPLRNAAGRISAALAVSYDITERKRAEAALQASETRFRAVANLVPDLLWESLPDGFTTWYNQRWLEYTGQTFEQATGWGWTDAVHPEDREGSSQQYRQGVRANQPLRQEHRIRRHDGEYRWFVVNTFPVRDERGEVVRVYGAATDIHHLRALNADLEARVAERTRRLADLNAELGNVITRTAHNLEAPARRLGHLLDPGRPVDPEALDGLSPYDPAALHDEVTRLRGVAQDLRQLARLEGQDVTKDLLPLGELFEEVRAEVSATPRGAQVYWLINPLPIVRGDRALLRQALEVLMTFTLSESRGARYVTVSSQDVEGEVQVTVEDNGLGLTGEEAATLFDLAVRTDQAVPVLPGSGLVQVRRILARHGGWAWAEAQRMSGKVVLAFPRDEAVNELEALFRQDKPGW; encoded by the coding sequence ATGTCTCCACACTCCGGCCCGACTCCAGCGTCCTTCGACGTGTTGGTGCTGGTCGCCCCGGCCGACACGCTGGAGGTGGCCTCGGCAGTGCTGGCCGAGCTCCCCGCCGAGTGGCCCGCTCCGGTGCTGATCCATGGGGCGAGCGACGCGGCCGGGGTGCTCAGGCGCCTCACCCGGCGGCCTGTGGACCTGGCGGAGAACGGCACGGTGCTCCAGGCGGGCCGGGTGTACCTCAGCCCGCCGCACACAGTGCTGGAAGTGGGGCCGGACCGCTGTTGCGCCGTCATGCAGCCGGAGGTGCCTTCGGCACGCCCGCTGGACCGGCTGCTGCTGTCGCTGGCGGAGAGCTTCGGTCCGCGCGCACTGGCGGTTATCCTGGCTGGCCCGGGACGTGACGGGGCGGCGGGGGCGTGCGCCCTGCGCGGCGCGGGCGGGACGGTGCTGGTGCAGGACCCGGCATCCGCCACCCCCGCCGCCCTCCCGCGCGCGGTGATGGAAACCGGGGCCGCGGGCCTGGTCTTGCCACCGGGCGACCTCGGCCGTACCGTGACGGACCTGCTGGCGGGCAGGCGCGTTACCGGGGCGGCCACGGCCCGGGCCGAGCCGCGCGCGGAGGGGATTCTGGAACGGATGGGCGACGCCCACTGCGTTCTCGACCGCGACTTCCACATCGTGAGCGTGAACGCCGCCACCGAGCGCCTGCTCGGCGTCCCGCGCACGGCACTCCTGGGACGCTCGCACTGGGACGCGTTCCCGGCCTCGGTGGACGCGCCCATCGGCCTCGCCCTCCGGCGCGCCGTGGAGGAGGGCACCGAGCAGCACCTCACCCACCACTACACGGGCGAGGGCTACGACCTGCACCTGGAGGTGGACGCCTACCCGGCGGGCGAGGGTGGGGTCTCCCTGTTCTGGCGCGACGTGACCGCGCGGGTGCGGGCCGAGGCCGCGCTGCGAACGAGCGAGGAGAAATACCGTGCCCTCTTTACCGAGATGGACGAGGCCTACGCGGTCGTCGAGGTGCTGGCGGACGAGAAAGGACGCTGGACGGACTTCCGGTTCCTCGACGCGAACCCCGCGTTCCTGCGGCACACCGGGATGCCGTACCCCGTGGGGCGCACCGCGACCGAGTTGCTGGGCACGCCGAACCCGCGCTGGGCCGAGCTGTACGGGCAGGTCGCCCAGACGGGCAACCCCCTGCGCGTGGAGGAGAGCGAACTCACGCTGGGCCGGACCTTCGACCTGAACATCTTCCGCCTGGGGGGCGAGGGGAGCCGCCAGGTCGCGGTGCTCTTTACCGACATCACCGGGCGCAAGCGCCGCGAAGCGAATCAGGCACTGCTGATCGAGATTTCCAAAGACCTCAGCCAGCTTTCCCGTGAGGAGGAGCTGCTCCACACCGTTGGCGCCAAACTCACGGCCCACCTGGGGCTGACCTGCTACCACTATGTCGATGTGGACGAGGACCGCGCCGAGGTCACGGTCCGCCACTTCTGGCACGCGCTGGACGTGCCCTCCGTCCTGGGCACCTATCCCATCGATCGCTTTGTGTCGCCGGGGGAGCTGAGTAGCCTCCGCGCCGGGGAAACGTCCGTCATCCACGACGCCGAGAACGACCTGCCCGGCGACACGGCCGCCCTGGTGGCCCTGAGGGCGGGGGCCGCCGCCCAGAAGATCGGCGCGTACATCGCCGTGCCCTACAGCCAGGACGGAAGGTGGAAAGCCTACTTCGCGGTCGCAGACAGCCGCGCCCGGCGGTGGACAGGGCCCGAGGTTGAGCTGGTTCAGGAGATCGCCAGCCGATTGTTCCCGCGGATCGAGCGCGCCCGCGCCGAGGCCGCGCTCGCCGAGTCCGAGGGCCGCCTGCGGACGCTGATGGAGCACCTGCCCGGCGCGGCGGTCTTCGTGGTCGATCACGACCTGCGGTACGTGCTGGCGCAGGGTGAAGCGTTGGCCGCCGTTGGCTTGACCCCCGAAGACCTCGTGGGCCGCACCGTTGCGCAGACCATGGGGCCAGAGCTCGCCCCCGGGTACGAGGCGCTGTACCGTCAGGCGCTCGCGGGCGAGGGCTTCGACTACGAGCACACGGCGCACGGCCGCACGTTCATCACCCGGGGTGTGCCGCTCAGGAACGCGGCGGGGCGCATCTCTGCGGCCCTGGCCGTGTCCTATGACATCACCGAGCGCAAACGGGCCGAGGCCGCCCTCCAAGCCTCGGAAACGCGCTTCCGCGCCGTCGCCAACCTCGTGCCCGACCTGCTGTGGGAAAGCCTGCCGGACGGCTTCACCACCTGGTACAACCAGCGCTGGTTGGAATACACGGGGCAGACCTTCGAGCAGGCCACCGGCTGGGGCTGGACGGACGCCGTCCACCCGGAAGACCGCGAAGGATCGTCGCAGCAGTACCGGCAGGGCGTGCGGGCGAACCAGCCGCTGCGTCAGGAGCACCGCATCCGCCGCCATGACGGGGAGTACCGCTGGTTCGTGGTCAACACCTTCCCGGTCCGGGACGAACGCGGGGAGGTGGTCCGGGTGTACGGCGCGGCCACCGACATCCACCACCTGCGGGCGCTGAACGCGGATCTGGAGGCGCGGGTGGCCGAGCGCACCCGCCGCCTGGCGGACCTGAATGCCGAACTGGGCAACGTGATCACCCGCACCGCCCACAACCTGGAAGCCCCGGCCCGGCGGCTGGGCCACCTGCTCGACCCCGGACGGCCCGTTGACCCGGAGGCCCTGGACGGCCTCTCGCCCTATGATCCGGCGGCGCTGCACGACGAGGTGACGCGGCTCAGGGGGGTCGCCCAGGACCTGCGGCAACTCGCCCGGCTGGAGGGGCAGGACGTGACGAAGGACCTGCTGCCGCTGGGCGAACTGTTCGAGGAGGTGCGGGCTGAGGTCTCCGCCACGCCGCGGGGCGCCCAGGTGTACTGGCTGATCAACCCCCTCCCCATCGTGCGGGGGGACCGGGCGCTGCTGCGCCAGGCCCTGGAGGTGCTGATGACGTTCACGCTGAGCGAGTCGCGGGGGGCGCGGTACGTGACGGTGAGCAGCCAGGACGTCGAGGGGGAGGTGCAGGTCACGGTGGAGGACAATGGCCTCGGCCTGACCGGGGAGGAGGCGGCGACGCTCTTCGACCTCGCGGTGCGGACGGACCAGGCGGTGCCGGTGCTCCCGGGAAGCGGCCTGGTGCAGGTGCGGCGCATCCTGGCCCGGCATGGGGGATGGGCCTGGGCGGAAGCGCAACGCATGAGCGGCAAGGTCGTCCTGGCCTTCCCCCGGGACGAGGCGGTGAATGAACTCGAAGCCCTCTTCCGGCAGGACAAACCCGGGTGGTAG
- a CDS encoding carboxypeptidase-like regulatory domain-containing protein, producing MKNTKFVALALLSVACLSGAASAATPAQKGFVTGTVVNEQGKPLPGVEIDVDNTLSYDSSLITYTDAQGRYKVDVRKLPFTFQVYAKMKLKYGDFTVNVELVPNNPDAVAGVAGGVRDFVFRPKPVTAEDPYGNLGRVFVERGIGEYDVDTAQVQVTLTPVGKLADGSAGKTRTFKLLPSGSGPVIPNVMWGTYKVTATLDGKPLQIRQRMDGRTPAAWGASYTGGFTRDYNALTPSMFLEVRLPKSGD from the coding sequence ATGAAGAACACCAAGTTCGTTGCCCTCGCCCTGCTGAGCGTCGCCTGCCTGTCGGGAGCCGCCAGCGCCGCCACTCCCGCCCAGAAGGGCTTTGTCACGGGGACCGTCGTGAACGAGCAGGGCAAGCCCCTGCCCGGCGTCGAGATCGACGTGGACAACACGCTCTCCTACGACAGCAGCCTCATCACGTACACCGACGCGCAGGGCCGGTACAAGGTGGATGTCCGCAAGCTCCCCTTCACCTTCCAGGTCTACGCGAAGATGAAGCTCAAGTACGGGGATTTCACGGTGAACGTCGAGCTGGTGCCGAACAACCCGGACGCCGTGGCGGGCGTGGCGGGGGGCGTGCGCGACTTCGTGTTCAGGCCCAAGCCGGTCACCGCCGAGGACCCCTACGGCAACCTGGGGCGGGTGTTCGTGGAGCGCGGGATCGGCGAGTACGACGTGGACACGGCGCAGGTGCAGGTGACGTTGACGCCCGTGGGCAAACTCGCGGACGGCTCGGCGGGCAAGACGCGCACCTTCAAGCTGCTGCCCAGCGGCAGCGGCCCAGTGATCCCCAACGTCATGTGGGGCACGTACAAGGTGACGGCCACGCTGGACGGCAAGCCGCTTCAGATTCGCCAGCGGATGGATGGCCGCACCCCCGCCGCATGGGGCGCGTCCTACACGGGGGGCTTCACCCGCGACTACAACGCGCTCACGCCCAGCATGTTCCTCGAAGTGCGGCTGCCCAAGAGCGGCGACTGA
- a CDS encoding DUF1517 domain-containing protein gives MGALLAFVLLSALYEGWAGRRRGTQAVRVQVLFGNGEDVKRQLQLLARRHDPDAPGALAILLRESALLLLRHKADWAYGTVERRAATGEDEANATVGQWATAARAAFETQTTSQYQNGDKPISVRTPSRIPGYCAIRPATGYTSRIRSVLPFSGPKVASTWRGA, from the coding sequence GTGGGGGCGCTGCTGGCCTTCGTGCTCCTCTCCGCGCTGTACGAGGGGTGGGCGGGGCGGCGCCGGGGCACCCAGGCGGTCCGGGTCCAGGTGCTGTTCGGGAACGGCGAGGACGTGAAGCGGCAGTTGCAACTTCTCGCCCGCCGCCACGACCCCGACGCCCCCGGCGCGCTGGCGATCCTGCTGCGGGAGAGCGCCCTGCTGCTCCTGCGTCACAAGGCGGACTGGGCCTATGGCACCGTGGAGCGGAGGGCCGCGACCGGGGAGGACGAGGCGAACGCCACCGTGGGACAGTGGGCCACCGCCGCCCGCGCCGCCTTCGAGACGCAGACCACCAGCCAGTACCAGAACGGCGACAAGCCGATCTCGGTGCGGACGCCGTCCCGCATTCCCGGGTACTGCGCGATCAGGCCCGCGACGGGGTACACGTCCAGGATTCGCAGCGTGTTGCCGTTCTCGGGGCCGAAAGTGGCCTCCACATGGCGCGGGGCGTAG
- a CDS encoding multicopper oxidase domain-containing protein: MLPLPPRVRPLLVPWVLGVLLLLSGPGRAQDLPHDHTASSPSPSATHDAVIRDFVTAPNGTVPLKNFTGQVREFTLEVHEIEAEIAPGVRVKQWAFGFPGQPASVPGPELRVGTGDLVRITLRNTTNRAHTLHLHGITSLAQGMDGVPHTSQAVLPGQSFTYAFVAQGAGTHMYHCHVETNLHLDMGMYGPLIVEPRGGPVWVKDHVLMLDEWDSHQDPDVLPHRATPNYYLVNGRAYPLIPDLQVPQGEVHLIRLLNVGQEVHSMHLHGMTFLVVAKDGQDLPLPYRADTVLIAPGERYDLLVKGRDGTFPLHDHIPPHGTNDGVDPGGIHLMVVGGPELAADGTPVVTPSMHDHTSSAQSAPVQSGTVEVHISGFRYAPAPLHVKRGTKVVWVNDDMAAHAIEVKGVKTSPPLRRGGRFAVTFDQAGTYTVVCVQHPFMTATVTVEP, from the coding sequence ATGCTGCCTTTGCCCCCACGCGTTCGCCCCCTTTTGGTCCCCTGGGTCCTGGGCGTCCTCCTGTTGCTGAGCGGCCCCGGCCGGGCGCAGGACCTCCCGCACGATCACACAGCCTCCAGTCCCAGCCCTTCGGCCACCCACGACGCGGTGATCCGGGACTTCGTGACGGCGCCGAACGGCACGGTGCCCCTGAAGAACTTCACGGGCCAGGTGCGCGAGTTCACCCTGGAGGTCCACGAGATCGAGGCCGAGATCGCCCCCGGCGTGCGGGTGAAGCAGTGGGCCTTCGGCTTCCCGGGCCAGCCCGCCAGCGTTCCCGGGCCGGAGTTGCGGGTCGGCACCGGGGACCTCGTGAGGATCACGCTCAGGAACACCACGAACCGCGCCCACACCCTTCACCTGCACGGCATCACCTCGCTGGCGCAGGGCATGGACGGCGTGCCCCACACCTCGCAGGCCGTGCTGCCGGGGCAGAGCTTCACCTATGCCTTCGTGGCGCAGGGGGCGGGCACCCACATGTACCACTGCCACGTGGAGACCAACCTGCACCTCGATATGGGGATGTACGGCCCCCTCATCGTCGAGCCCCGCGGGGGGCCGGTGTGGGTGAAAGACCACGTGCTCATGCTGGACGAGTGGGACAGCCACCAGGACCCGGACGTGCTGCCGCACCGGGCCACGCCTAACTATTACCTCGTCAACGGCAGGGCCTACCCCCTGATTCCCGACCTCCAGGTTCCGCAGGGGGAGGTGCACCTGATCCGCCTGCTCAACGTCGGGCAGGAGGTCCACAGCATGCACCTGCACGGCATGACCTTCCTGGTGGTCGCCAAGGACGGGCAGGACCTGCCTCTCCCCTACCGGGCGGACACGGTCCTGATCGCGCCCGGCGAGCGGTACGACCTGCTCGTGAAGGGGCGGGACGGCACCTTTCCCCTCCATGACCACATTCCCCCCCACGGCACGAACGACGGGGTGGACCCGGGCGGCATTCACCTCATGGTGGTGGGTGGGCCCGAGCTGGCGGCGGACGGCACGCCTGTTGTTACACCGTCCATGCACGACCACACATCCTCCGCCCAGAGCGCCCCGGTTCAGAGTGGAACCGTGGAGGTCCACATCAGCGGCTTCCGGTACGCCCCGGCACCCCTGCATGTGAAGCGCGGCACCAAGGTCGTGTGGGTCAACGACGACATGGCCGCCCATGCCATCGAAGTGAAGGGGGTGAAGACCTCGCCGCCGCTGCGGAGGGGCGGGCGCTTCGCCGTCACCTTCGACCAGGCGGGGACGTACACGGTGGTCTGTGTCCAGCACCCCTTCATGACGGCCACGGTGACCGTCGAGCCGTGA
- a CDS encoding PadR family transcriptional regulator, with amino-acid sequence MGKFRMSLTILRILELMYADLDREHYGLELGRAANLSNGALYPALDRLDRAGYLTSALEEIDEKAEGRRKRRYYKLSAAGIRLAEQELRGAPRLPGRGAARLSSGRG; translated from the coding sequence ATGGGTAAATTCCGCATGTCCCTCACCATCCTGCGGATCCTGGAACTGATGTATGCGGACCTCGACAGGGAGCACTACGGCCTGGAACTCGGCCGGGCCGCCAACCTCAGCAACGGCGCCCTGTACCCGGCGCTCGACCGCCTGGACCGCGCGGGGTATCTCACCTCGGCCCTGGAAGAGATTGACGAGAAGGCCGAGGGCCGCCGCAAACGCCGGTACTACAAGCTGTCGGCGGCGGGCATCCGGCTCGCCGAGCAGGAACTGCGCGGTGCCCCCCGTCTGCCTGGGCGCGGCGCGGCCCGGCTCTCCAGCGGGCGGGGGTAG
- a CDS encoding DUF4397 domain-containing protein, translating to MRPPLWTRLLGAVCRLLPGDRREQYLRDWAAECEVAPRPLLHALTFLPAALQMRAPLQSGAAEPSMPLTPLRTPGGTGRPTITLRRRRQYFGLIRRLRVLIDGQEVEPLAFGERRTYEVTEGEHQVQVRMDWASSRICRVFCSGDFDVELEVGTHYTLNPLALVTRSADFFYVRERGEVGRTGRPAGHPVGAGPY from the coding sequence GTGAGGCCGCCGCTCTGGACCCGCCTGCTCGGGGCCGTGTGCCGCCTCCTCCCCGGCGACCGCCGCGAGCAGTACCTGCGCGACTGGGCCGCGGAGTGCGAGGTCGCCCCCCGGCCCCTGCTGCACGCGCTGACGTTCCTGCCCGCCGCCCTCCAGATGCGCGCCCCACTCCAGTCCGGGGCCGCAGAGCCGTCCATGCCCCTCACGCCGCTCAGAACTCCCGGGGGAACCGGAAGGCCCACGATCACCCTTCGCAGAAGAAGACAGTATTTCGGCTTGATTCGCCGGTTGCGGGTCCTGATCGACGGCCAGGAGGTGGAGCCGCTGGCCTTTGGGGAAAGGCGAACCTACGAGGTCACGGAGGGGGAACACCAGGTCCAGGTGAGGATGGACTGGGCGTCCAGCCGGATCTGCCGGGTGTTCTGCTCCGGGGACTTCGACGTTGAACTTGAGGTGGGCACGCACTACACCCTGAATCCGCTCGCCCTGGTGACCCGCTCGGCGGACTTCTTCTACGTTCGGGAGCGGGGGGAAGTGGGCAGGACGGGCCGTCCGGCAGGACACCCGGTGGGCGCGGGGCCGTATTGA
- a CDS encoding DUF2264 C-terminal domain-containing protein gives MRPQPHPGVLVCRDDARGHVFILSGRQTATWPNHGPEKYAKFAYSTAFGFSVPVGHGDLSKGAFDSVLALADDPEHFRPRERSRDCRVGGDALFSRWRPWPDVEVETWLLPALPWHVRVHRVRTGRHLWSAEGGWALDRTGDDGQDRAGTGHGVAVDVGGALSLFPAGASGIRDLLGARTGEVVRAAPNTNLLHPRTVIPTLRGELAPGEHLLACAVLGLPGTGAGEVRAVWESPPRVSLEKGALGLTHGGKAIRLALGASP, from the coding sequence GTGCGCCCCCAGCCGCATCCGGGCGTCCTGGTGTGCCGCGACGACGCCCGGGGCCACGTGTTCATCCTCAGCGGGCGGCAGACGGCGACGTGGCCCAACCACGGGCCGGAGAAGTACGCCAAGTTCGCCTACTCCACGGCCTTCGGCTTCAGCGTGCCGGTGGGCCACGGGGACCTGTCCAAGGGGGCGTTCGATTCGGTGCTGGCCCTGGCGGACGACCCCGAGCATTTCCGCCCGCGCGAGCGCAGCCGGGACTGCCGGGTGGGGGGAGACGCCCTGTTCTCCCGCTGGCGGCCCTGGCCCGACGTGGAGGTCGAGACGTGGCTGCTCCCGGCCCTGCCCTGGCATGTCCGCGTCCACCGCGTCCGCACGGGGCGGCACCTGTGGAGCGCCGAGGGCGGCTGGGCGCTCGACCGCACCGGGGACGACGGCCAGGACCGCGCGGGCACCGGGCACGGGGTGGCCGTGGACGTGGGCGGCGCGCTGAGCCTCTTCCCGGCGGGCGCGAGCGGCATCCGCGACCTCCTGGGCGCCCGCACCGGGGAGGTCGTGCGCGCCGCGCCGAACACCAACCTGCTCCACCCGCGCACCGTCATTCCCACCCTGCGCGGGGAACTCGCGCCGGGCGAACACCTCCTCGCGTGCGCGGTACTCGGCCTACCGGGCACGGGTGCCGGGGAGGTCCGGGCCGTCTGGGAATCGCCGCCCCGAGTCTCCCTGGAGAAAGGCGCCCTGGGCCTGACCCACGGCGGGAAGGCCATCCGCCTGGCCCTGGGGGCCAGTCCCTGA
- a CDS encoding LacI family DNA-binding transcriptional regulator, protein MNSPITLTDVARQAGVSVATVSSVLNNTGRVSEGTRQRVLEVARDLGYVANLSARSLKGGRTGVLGMVVNDLASPVFAEIARGASMAARNVGLDLMLYTTSVTAQRERERVIGTVSSLCDGVLIVVSGDSDDYIRALEQPRFPAVLVNYLGETPLTTVGADNYWGARQATEHLAHLGHRRIGFITGASGSGQGPERLRGFLDALAAHGLPGGEDLIRTGDFSRPRGFAATCELLALPERPTAIFAANDESAFGAMDAAKDHGLRIPNDLSIVGFDDVPAAAVVHPALTTVRHPFLDIGATAVRLLQEAQQGGGASGRRVELMSELVVRHSTGPVGQEHQA, encoded by the coding sequence TTGAATTCACCCATCACCCTGACGGACGTGGCGAGGCAGGCCGGGGTCTCGGTCGCCACCGTGTCCAGCGTTCTCAACAACACGGGGCGGGTTTCGGAGGGGACCCGCCAGCGGGTGCTGGAGGTGGCCCGGGACCTGGGCTACGTCGCCAACCTGTCCGCGCGCAGCCTCAAGGGGGGCCGCACGGGGGTCCTGGGGATGGTCGTGAACGACCTGGCCTCGCCCGTCTTCGCGGAGATCGCGCGCGGGGCGAGCATGGCCGCGCGCAACGTCGGGCTGGACCTGATGCTCTACACCACGTCCGTCACGGCGCAGCGCGAGCGCGAGCGCGTGATCGGGACGGTGAGCAGCCTGTGCGACGGGGTGTTGATCGTCGTCTCGGGCGACTCGGACGACTACATCCGCGCCCTGGAGCAGCCGCGTTTTCCCGCGGTCCTCGTGAACTACCTGGGTGAGACTCCCCTGACGACCGTGGGGGCCGACAACTACTGGGGCGCGCGGCAGGCGACGGAGCATCTCGCGCACCTCGGGCACCGCCGCATCGGCTTTATCACCGGCGCCTCGGGGTCCGGCCAGGGGCCAGAGCGCCTGCGGGGGTTTCTGGACGCGCTCGCCGCCCACGGCCTGCCCGGCGGTGAAGACCTGATCCGAACCGGCGACTTCTCGCGCCCGCGCGGGTTTGCCGCCACCTGCGAACTGCTGGCCCTTCCCGAGCGGCCCACCGCCATCTTCGCCGCGAACGACGAGTCCGCCTTCGGCGCGATGGACGCGGCCAAGGATCACGGGCTGCGCATTCCGAACGACCTCTCCATCGTGGGGTTCGACGACGTTCCCGCCGCCGCCGTGGTCCATCCCGCCCTGACCACGGTTCGCCATCCCTTCCTGGACATCGGGGCCACCGCCGTCCGGCTGCTTCAGGAGGCGCAACAGGGGGGAGGTGCTTCCGGCCGGCGGGTGGAACTCATGAGCGAACTCGTGGTCCGCCACTCGACGGGACCAGTGGGTCAAGAACACCAGGCCTGA
- a CDS encoding alginate lyase family protein encodes MRPLTLLALGLTASLLAACGRAPDLAGSGTTGTLAPQATSGITSFRHPGIALSRANLDRIRLAVQNRTEPTSSGWVRLTSSPFASPAHVARPKSQITTRKGGPYADPSGPYGSGDLEMREDSFAAFANALEWYVTGQEQHAKAAIRIMNAYSEVSPTIDGSNAELLAAHTAVQWANAAEIIKHTYKPTSSPGWTSAAHQSFARMLRDKFYGVIQNFLPDTYAGNWDAAVINAMMAMGVFLDDIPMFNRGWDRYMGTQGSGALQNYIAPVTYEVAETCRDQEHAQMGLGYLAGAAEIAYNQGSDALYSAHEYRLLRGYEFEANYILSRGQSATLRRCPASKTQPLPDDIAKVRGDGIQRYPVWEIMHNHYHDRRQFNTTYSRQIVLDVRARLGGEGYNHTLLGFGTALYARPTTP; translated from the coding sequence ATGCGGCCACTTACCCTGCTCGCCCTCGGTCTCACCGCTTCCCTGCTCGCCGCCTGTGGGCGGGCGCCGGACCTGGCCGGGTCCGGGACCACCGGGACCCTCGCTCCCCAGGCGACCTCGGGCATCACCTCGTTTCGGCATCCCGGCATCGCCCTGAGCCGCGCCAACCTCGACCGCATTCGGCTCGCGGTGCAGAACCGGACGGAGCCGACCTCCAGCGGTTGGGTGAGGCTCACGTCATCGCCCTTCGCGTCCCCGGCGCACGTGGCGCGGCCCAAAAGCCAGATCACGACGCGGAAGGGAGGGCCATACGCGGACCCGTCGGGTCCCTATGGCAGCGGCGATCTGGAGATGCGCGAGGACTCCTTCGCGGCCTTTGCCAACGCGCTGGAGTGGTATGTCACCGGGCAGGAGCAGCACGCCAAGGCGGCCATCCGCATCATGAACGCCTACAGCGAAGTGTCCCCGACCATCGACGGTTCCAACGCCGAACTGCTCGCCGCCCACACCGCCGTGCAGTGGGCGAACGCCGCCGAGATCATCAAGCATACGTACAAGCCCACCTCGTCCCCGGGGTGGACCAGCGCCGCCCATCAGAGCTTCGCGCGAATGCTGAGGGACAAGTTCTACGGTGTCATCCAGAACTTCCTGCCCGACACCTACGCGGGCAACTGGGACGCGGCGGTCATCAACGCGATGATGGCGATGGGCGTGTTCCTGGACGACATCCCCATGTTCAACCGGGGCTGGGACCGCTACATGGGAACCCAGGGCAGTGGTGCCCTGCAAAACTACATCGCTCCCGTGACGTACGAGGTGGCCGAGACCTGCCGCGACCAGGAACACGCCCAGATGGGGCTGGGCTACCTCGCGGGCGCGGCGGAGATCGCCTACAACCAGGGCAGCGACGCCCTGTACAGCGCCCACGAGTACCGCTTGCTGCGCGGCTACGAGTTCGAGGCGAACTACATCCTCAGCCGGGGGCAGTCCGCCACGTTGCGGCGGTGCCCCGCCAGCAAGACCCAGCCTCTCCCCGACGACATAGCCAAAGTGCGGGGAGACGGCATCCAGCGCTACCCGGTGTGGGAGATCATGCACAACCACTACCACGACCGCAGGCAGTTCAACACCACCTACAGCCGCCAGATCGTCCTCGATGTCCGTGCCCGGTTGGGCGGCGAGGGGTACAACCACACGCTGCTGGGCTTCGGGACCGCCCTGTACGCCCGCCCCACCACCCCCTGA